A window from Hymenobacter volaticus encodes these proteins:
- a CDS encoding TolC family protein produces MSVLRAIGVAVLASTLGLWAPKTMGQTLRQPPVLAPNAESTVRTVQPVDLPDTSKVFSLADLLTYVTLRHPVARQAGLQPERARQEVRYARGLFDPAASSKYYGKTFGGKEYFHDWDTQLRVPLWFGADVKAGYERGVGPYVNPENTTPLAGLSYIGLSVPIAQGLLMDERRAAVRQAQALQGLAEAERRSALNKLVLQAAKDYWDWSLNYQRLTLLRRNTTLADVRFRAVRERVRQGDLAAIDSVEALTELQNRQATLVQAQVQWQNATLLLSNYLWDEQQQPRELPAQVRPQLLPTPAAWRPLLPDSVAALAELALQIHPELQKSRAKLSQLSVERRLLSNKLLPKLNLDYNLLQAGQPFSPEGGARFSGSYFQNNYKLGVSFAYPLLLRQERAKLQLNRLKLRETELDLQQDSREIQTGVRTVANDWEALREQLRLQEQVVQNAERLRNGEQIRFENGESSVFLLNSREATLVTARVKLAELQAKYAQTQATLRWAAGGVE; encoded by the coding sequence ATGAGTGTACTACGTGCTATTGGGGTGGCAGTACTTGCCAGCACCCTCGGGTTGTGGGCACCAAAAACTATGGGGCAGACCCTTCGGCAGCCCCCCGTCTTGGCGCCTAACGCCGAATCGACGGTGCGGACCGTCCAGCCGGTGGATCTGCCGGATACAAGCAAGGTATTCAGCCTCGCTGACCTGTTGACTTACGTAACGCTGCGCCACCCGGTAGCCCGCCAGGCAGGGCTGCAACCCGAGCGCGCCCGCCAGGAGGTACGTTACGCTCGTGGCCTTTTCGATCCGGCGGCGAGCAGCAAGTACTACGGCAAGACCTTTGGCGGCAAAGAGTATTTTCATGATTGGGACACGCAGTTGCGCGTGCCCCTCTGGTTTGGGGCCGACGTAAAAGCCGGCTACGAACGGGGAGTTGGCCCCTATGTCAATCCCGAGAATACTACGCCATTGGCCGGACTGAGCTACATAGGATTGTCCGTACCTATAGCCCAGGGCCTGCTCATGGACGAGCGCCGGGCGGCTGTGCGACAGGCGCAAGCCCTACAGGGTTTAGCCGAAGCCGAGCGGCGCAGCGCCCTCAACAAACTAGTGTTACAAGCCGCCAAAGACTACTGGGACTGGAGCCTGAACTATCAGCGGCTAACGTTGCTGCGCCGCAATACCACCTTAGCCGATGTGCGCTTCCGGGCGGTGCGGGAGCGGGTGCGGCAAGGCGACTTAGCCGCTATCGACTCAGTAGAGGCCCTAACGGAGCTGCAAAACCGTCAAGCCACACTAGTGCAAGCCCAAGTGCAGTGGCAAAACGCTACGCTCTTGCTCAGCAACTATCTCTGGGACGAGCAACAACAACCACGGGAGCTGCCCGCACAGGTGCGCCCCCAACTTCTGCCTACCCCCGCCGCCTGGCGCCCCCTACTGCCCGATTCGGTGGCCGCCCTGGCCGAGCTGGCGCTGCAAATTCATCCGGAGCTACAAAAAAGCCGCGCCAAGCTAAGCCAGCTAAGCGTAGAGCGTCGTCTGCTTTCCAATAAGCTGCTGCCCAAGCTCAACCTCGACTACAACTTGTTGCAAGCCGGCCAGCCTTTCAGCCCTGAAGGTGGTGCCCGCTTCAGCGGCAGTTATTTTCAGAACAATTACAAGCTTGGCGTGAGCTTCGCTTATCCGCTGTTGCTGCGTCAGGAGCGCGCAAAACTGCAGCTCAACCGCCTCAAGCTGCGCGAAACCGAGTTGGATCTACAGCAAGACAGCCGCGAAATTCAGACTGGCGTGCGCACCGTAGCCAATGACTGGGAGGCCTTGCGCGAGCAGCTACGTCTGCAAGAGCAGGTGGTGCAAAACGCAGAACGTTTGCGCAACGGCGAGCAAATTCGATTTGAGAACGGGGAAAGCTCGGTGTTTCTGCTCAACTCGCGCGAAGCGACGCTAGTTACTGCCCGCGTAAAGCTAGCCGAGCTGCAAGCCAAATATGCCCAAACCCAAGCTACGTTGCGCTGGGCCGCCGGTGGAGTGGAATAA
- the dgt gene encoding dGTP triphosphohydrolase, producing the protein MMHLQTDFSNTPAMTWERLLSRRRYPEQPQLHVVTDAPPVRGAFVADYDRVVFSSAFRRMQRKTQVMPLPETDFVHTRLTHSLETACVGRSLGRLGGRLLLEETEGLVQTLPHLDSDFGDIVAAACLAHDIGNPPFGHSGEDAISTYFRSSAAEPFVRVLNAAQRADLQRFEGNAAGFRTLTHTYAAHSSGSAGLGLTYATLGAYTKYPRPSVLEEEASTRGTSEKRHGYFQTEANRFQEIAQELGLLPKPPGSAAGFYHRHPLAFLVEAADDICYRIIDFEDGLKLNLIPSETGLRLLREMLGDAPNRRGSVEWRDWREELGYLRARLINRLVQQTARLFADRASAFLHGRADEPLVQHLDCWEQLQQMHALTVEHLYHSRPVLEIEAAGFDVMAGLLDAFLHATFDPQAGPRSRKLQQLLPTQFRAQGPQEGISAYEQIILLTDYIGGLTDQNALSLYRTIRGIDLPKVF; encoded by the coding sequence ATGATGCACCTCCAAACCGATTTTTCTAACACGCCGGCCATGACCTGGGAGCGGCTGCTGAGCCGTCGTCGCTACCCGGAGCAGCCTCAGTTGCATGTAGTGACGGATGCGCCCCCCGTACGCGGCGCCTTCGTCGCCGACTACGACCGGGTGGTTTTCAGCTCGGCGTTTCGGCGGATGCAGCGCAAAACCCAGGTGATGCCACTGCCCGAAACCGACTTCGTGCATACTCGCCTCACGCATTCCTTGGAAACTGCTTGCGTAGGGCGCTCCCTCGGGCGCCTTGGAGGTCGGCTGCTGCTCGAAGAAACCGAGGGGCTAGTTCAAACCCTGCCTCATCTCGACTCCGACTTTGGCGATATAGTGGCGGCGGCTTGTCTAGCCCACGACATTGGCAATCCTCCTTTCGGCCACTCCGGTGAAGACGCTATTTCCACCTACTTCCGTAGTTCGGCTGCCGAGCCCTTTGTGCGCGTGCTCAACGCCGCGCAACGTGCCGACTTGCAACGCTTCGAAGGAAATGCGGCAGGTTTTCGGACCCTTACCCATACCTATGCGGCGCATAGTAGCGGTTCGGCAGGGTTGGGGTTGACGTATGCTACGCTAGGAGCTTACACGAAGTACCCTCGTCCTTCGGTGCTTGAAGAGGAAGCCAGTACCCGCGGTACCAGCGAGAAACGGCACGGCTATTTTCAAACCGAAGCCAACCGGTTTCAGGAAATAGCCCAGGAATTGGGGTTGTTGCCTAAGCCGCCCGGTTCGGCCGCTGGTTTTTACCACCGCCACCCGCTGGCCTTTCTCGTAGAAGCCGCCGACGATATTTGCTACCGCATCATCGACTTCGAAGATGGCCTCAAACTAAATCTGATTCCCAGCGAAACGGGCTTACGGCTGCTCCGCGAAATGCTTGGCGACGCTCCCAACCGGCGGGGTTCCGTCGAGTGGCGCGACTGGCGCGAAGAGCTAGGATACCTCCGTGCGCGCCTCATCAACCGGCTAGTACAGCAAACCGCCCGCCTCTTCGCCGACCGCGCCTCCGCTTTCCTTCATGGTCGCGCCGACGAACCCTTAGTGCAACATCTCGACTGTTGGGAGCAGCTTCAGCAGATGCATGCTCTTACGGTAGAGCATCTCTACCATAGCCGGCCTGTGCTGGAAATAGAAGCTGCAGGGTTCGATGTGATGGCCGGGCTGCTTGATGCGTTTCTGCATGCCACCTTTGATCCGCAAGCTGGCCCTCGTTCGCGTAAGCTCCAACAATTGCTGCCCACCCAGTTTCGTGCTCAAGGTCCCCAAGAAGGAATTTCGGCTTACGAGCAAATTATTCTGCTCACCGATTACATTGGTGGCCTTACCGATCAAAACGCGCTGAGTTTGTATCGTACCATTCGGGGTATTGATCTGCCGAAGGTGTTTTGA
- a CDS encoding DUF1361 domain-containing protein produces MPIPLATLALPQIRQRLNLILLLGASLALSVVLIAFRVFFTQQITFAFLLWNLFLAFIPFGLSTMLGLSAGRLKARVLLPVGLVWLLFFPNAPYILTDLFHLERRVSIPYWYDLALILSCAWNGLMLAYASLIDMQTLVARRLGTGAGWAFATVALLLSSFGIYLGRYLRFNSWDVVTNPLTLFFDIVSRLLHPFSHPSTWGVTLLYGVFLVLGYATVRLLGRMGEESI; encoded by the coding sequence ATGCCGATTCCTCTCGCCACGTTAGCCTTGCCTCAAATTCGGCAGCGTCTCAACCTGATTTTACTCTTGGGGGCTTCCCTTGCCTTAAGTGTAGTGCTCATTGCGTTCCGGGTATTCTTCACGCAGCAGATTACGTTTGCTTTTCTTCTCTGGAACTTGTTTCTGGCCTTCATTCCCTTCGGATTGAGTACCATGCTTGGTCTCTCTGCTGGCCGTTTGAAAGCGCGGGTGTTGTTGCCCGTAGGTTTGGTGTGGCTGCTGTTTTTTCCTAATGCTCCCTATATCCTCACCGACCTTTTCCACCTTGAGCGTCGCGTGAGCATACCCTACTGGTATGACCTAGCCCTTATTCTAAGCTGTGCTTGGAATGGCTTGATGCTGGCCTACGCTTCGCTTATTGACATGCAAACTTTGGTAGCGCGTCGGTTGGGCACCGGAGCTGGGTGGGCATTTGCCACGGTCGCGTTGCTGCTTAGCTCGTTCGGCATCTATTTGGGCCGCTACTTGCGCTTCAACTCTTGGGATGTTGTTACCAATCCGCTCACCTTGTTTTTCGACATCGTTAGCCGACTACTACATCCGTTCTCGCATCCTAGCACCTGGGGCGTAACCCTGCTTTACGGTGTATTCCTAGTGCTAGGCTACGCTACCGTGCGGCTACTCGGCCGGATGGGAGAGGAGTCTATATAG
- a CDS encoding ABC transporter substrate-binding protein, with translation MPANLGSADLNTRYKNGKTLLGQTRYDLAMTELEPAAAPGNQFKQAPEAAYLYAVAASRAKKWAEAEQMLNLLRSEYAQWPGMPEALFLQGQVSFEQNDFDNALKVLAQLPADKLVQERENMKAMYLPRVKDKPTFQNLLKTHPQEIALGRAYADKLANGGWFTDADKPQLDQLITQFALDRSRYTPRPRALKKSLYNIGVLLPFQFDDPSWETRRKNQFVTDLYAGLRLAQDSLQREGHPVQLFAYDTGADTLQLKQVLALPELASMDLIIGPVYKSGSKILARYAQQKQIVCVNPLSQDGDLVLDNSWHYLFEPSTATQARQAAQFAYNRLGGARTAVVLYEDTRDEAAFGLAYKQAYEALGGRVVELRRVNSNAEESLITGFAGLDLKNVGHLVVASDAKKIGPYTLNTLKTQDARPPLLTYASWLDNNRIGLGQLDARDVYFVHPKYIDPTSFGVQRFRQMYLQRQNLPPSVFAFTGFELLYYFGSQLHLNGAAFQQQLTNAGPVSGAVFQGIGYPGGAHDNQYVPLTKLERLELEVLNPVGIR, from the coding sequence TTGCCGGCCAACCTAGGTTCTGCGGACCTGAACACTCGCTACAAAAACGGTAAAACCCTCCTTGGCCAGACTCGCTACGACTTGGCCATGACCGAGTTGGAGCCTGCTGCGGCCCCGGGCAACCAATTCAAGCAAGCTCCCGAAGCTGCCTACCTCTACGCCGTGGCCGCTAGCCGAGCCAAGAAATGGGCCGAGGCCGAGCAGATGCTCAATCTGTTGCGCAGTGAGTACGCGCAGTGGCCTGGCATGCCCGAGGCGCTGTTTTTGCAAGGGCAAGTGTCGTTCGAGCAAAACGACTTCGACAATGCACTGAAAGTGCTGGCCCAGCTCCCGGCCGACAAGCTAGTGCAGGAGCGCGAGAATATGAAGGCTATGTATTTGCCCCGCGTAAAAGACAAGCCTACTTTCCAGAACCTGCTGAAAACCCATCCGCAGGAAATAGCCCTGGGCCGTGCCTACGCCGATAAGCTCGCCAACGGCGGCTGGTTTACGGATGCCGACAAACCCCAACTCGACCAGCTTATTACGCAGTTCGCGCTGGACCGCAGCCGCTATACCCCCCGCCCGCGCGCCCTCAAGAAGAGCTTATACAACATAGGTGTGCTCCTCCCCTTCCAGTTCGACGACCCGAGCTGGGAAACGCGCCGCAAAAACCAATTTGTAACCGACCTCTACGCTGGTCTGCGCCTCGCGCAAGACTCCTTGCAGCGCGAGGGCCATCCGGTCCAGCTTTTCGCCTACGATACCGGCGCTGATACGCTGCAACTCAAACAAGTGCTGGCCTTGCCGGAGCTGGCGAGCATGGACCTTATTATTGGCCCCGTGTATAAGTCGGGTAGTAAGATTTTGGCCCGCTATGCGCAGCAGAAGCAGATTGTATGCGTGAATCCGCTTTCTCAGGACGGTGATTTGGTGCTCGACAACTCGTGGCATTACTTGTTCGAGCCCAGCACGGCTACGCAAGCCCGACAGGCAGCGCAGTTTGCCTACAACCGTTTGGGTGGAGCCCGCACGGCCGTGGTGCTGTACGAAGACACCCGGGACGAAGCCGCTTTCGGACTAGCTTACAAGCAGGCATATGAAGCTCTTGGTGGCCGGGTAGTGGAGTTGCGCCGCGTCAATTCCAACGCCGAAGAGTCGTTGATTACGGGCTTTGCAGGCCTCGATTTGAAAAATGTGGGCCACTTAGTAGTGGCCTCCGACGCGAAGAAAATCGGACCTTACACGCTCAATACGCTGAAGACGCAGGACGCCCGGCCGCCCTTGCTCACCTATGCTTCCTGGCTCGACAACAACCGCATTGGTTTAGGCCAGCTCGATGCGCGCGACGTGTACTTTGTGCATCCGAAGTATATTGACCCCACCAGTTTTGGGGTGCAGCGTTTCCGGCAAATGTATTTGCAACGCCAGAACCTGCCGCCATCTGTATTTGCCTTTACGGGCTTCGAGCTGCTATACTACTTCGGCTCCCAGCTGCACCTCAACGGGGCAGCGTTTCAGCAGCAATTGACCAACGCCGGGCCGGTATCGGGCGCCGTATTTCAAGGCATCGGCTACCCCGGCGGAGCCCACGACAATCAGTACGTGCCGCTCACCAAATTAGAGCGTTTGGAGCTGGAAGTACTGAACCCAGTGGGCATCCGATAG
- a CDS encoding HlyD family secretion protein, producing the protein MPFAEHPLNETNPTGASFRAFRHVQTPRAGRMLARWFSGLGLLVLVAGFMPWTQNIRSTGTLTTLRPQDRPQTVPSTIGGRIDRWQVREGQRVRKGDTLVVITEIKDKYFDPELLARTQEQLEAKIASLQENRAKGSALSTQQVALRSGLRVSLDKASNKVEQTRLKVNSDEAELRAANNDFDIARQQLERQEALYKQGLKSLTELEQRRLKFQESTAKRQAVENKLGASRQELVNAQLELVSLSAEYQDKLAKSESDRRSVTAYQFDTEGQIAKMRNELANLRIRSGFYHIQAPQDGYVVRALKTGLGDIVKEGEPIVTVMPNTPQLAAELYVRPMDIPLLSVGRRVRLQFDGWPALVFSGWPGTSFGTFGGVVAVIDNIDSQGQYRVLVTPDPQQEPWPNLLRVGSGVYGWALLDDVPIWYELWRQLNGFPPNFVGKPATTYAAKSDKKADKATADTEAGEEEVK; encoded by the coding sequence ATGCCTTTTGCCGAACATCCGCTTAATGAAACCAACCCGACGGGGGCGAGTTTTCGCGCGTTCCGGCACGTGCAAACGCCGCGGGCAGGCCGTATGCTGGCGCGCTGGTTCTCGGGGCTCGGGCTCTTAGTGCTAGTAGCTGGGTTTATGCCCTGGACGCAGAACATTCGCTCCACCGGAACCCTCACCACACTACGTCCCCAAGACCGTCCTCAAACCGTACCGAGCACCATTGGCGGGCGCATCGACCGTTGGCAGGTACGCGAAGGCCAACGAGTGCGCAAGGGCGATACGCTAGTGGTTATCACCGAAATCAAAGACAAGTACTTCGACCCTGAATTACTGGCGCGCACCCAAGAGCAACTGGAAGCTAAAATTGCCTCGCTGCAGGAAAACCGGGCCAAGGGGTCAGCCCTCAGCACGCAGCAAGTAGCGTTGCGCAGTGGCCTGCGCGTGAGTCTTGACAAAGCAAGCAACAAAGTAGAGCAAACGCGCCTCAAGGTGAACTCCGATGAAGCCGAGTTACGGGCCGCCAACAACGATTTTGATATTGCGCGCCAGCAGCTCGAACGGCAGGAGGCGCTCTACAAGCAAGGCCTAAAGTCGTTGACCGAGCTGGAACAGCGGCGCCTGAAGTTTCAGGAAAGCACGGCTAAGCGGCAGGCTGTAGAAAACAAGTTAGGAGCCAGCCGGCAGGAATTGGTGAATGCCCAACTAGAATTAGTTTCGTTGTCGGCTGAGTATCAAGATAAATTAGCCAAATCGGAGTCAGACCGCCGTTCGGTAACCGCCTATCAGTTTGATACGGAAGGGCAGATTGCCAAAATGCGCAACGAATTAGCCAACCTGCGTATTCGCTCGGGCTTCTACCATATTCAAGCCCCGCAAGACGGCTACGTGGTGCGCGCCCTCAAAACTGGCCTCGGCGACATCGTAAAAGAAGGCGAGCCCATCGTAACGGTGATGCCCAATACCCCACAGCTGGCCGCCGAACTCTACGTACGCCCCATGGACATTCCGCTGCTGAGCGTAGGCCGCCGGGTGCGTTTGCAATTCGATGGCTGGCCCGCGCTGGTCTTCAGTGGGTGGCCGGGCACCAGCTTCGGTACCTTCGGTGGGGTGGTGGCGGTTATAGATAATATTGATTCGCAAGGGCAGTACCGCGTACTCGTCACGCCCGATCCGCAACAGGAACCGTGGCCCAACCTCCTGCGCGTAGGTTCGGGCGTCTATGGTTGGGCTTTGCTGGATGATGTGCCGATTTGGTACGAATTGTGGCGGCAACTCAATGGCTTCCCGCCCAACTTTGTAGGCAAGCCCGCTACCACTTACGCGGCCAAGTCCGACAAGAAAGCTGACAAGGCCACTGCTGACACTGAAGCTGGGGAGGAGGAAGTTAAATGA
- a CDS encoding TetR/AcrR family transcriptional regulator, with protein sequence MESNPPVSPHLRIELNERLYLRDPQDTDLGRRLMAEGVKLIDEIGFEQFTFKRLAQRIESTEASLYRYFENKHRLLVYLVSWYWVWLSYQMRFHTHNVPSPTERLRLMLRILTRGHRTDAVPTQIDGAALYRIVVNEASKSYLTKDVDEDNQAGLFREYKRLAATIAAVVSEINPTYPYPHMLVSTLLETARKQLYFAQHLPSLTDLAEQKTAEETVYSFLENLVFKALS encoded by the coding sequence ATGGAATCCAATCCACCTGTAAGTCCTCATTTGCGAATCGAGTTGAACGAGCGACTGTACTTGCGCGATCCGCAGGATACAGACCTCGGACGTCGGTTGATGGCCGAAGGCGTGAAGCTGATTGATGAAATTGGGTTCGAGCAGTTCACTTTCAAGCGGTTGGCGCAGCGCATCGAATCTACGGAGGCGTCGCTATACCGGTACTTCGAAAACAAGCACCGGCTGCTCGTGTATCTGGTGTCGTGGTATTGGGTGTGGCTGAGCTACCAGATGCGCTTTCACACGCACAATGTGCCTAGTCCGACCGAGCGGCTGCGGTTAATGCTCCGTATCCTGACACGCGGCCACCGTACCGATGCAGTGCCCACCCAGATTGATGGGGCGGCGCTGTACCGTATTGTGGTAAACGAGGCCTCAAAATCCTACCTCACCAAAGATGTAGACGAAGACAACCAGGCTGGCTTGTTTCGGGAATATAAACGGTTAGCGGCGACTATAGCCGCCGTGGTTAGCGAAATCAATCCCACTTATCCGTATCCGCACATGCTGGTAAGTACCCTACTTGAAACTGCGCGCAAGCAACTGTATTTCGCGCAGCATCTGCCTTCCCTCACCGACTTGGCCGAGCAGAAAACGGCCGAAGAAACGGTTTATTCTTTTCTGGAAAATCTAGTGTTCAAGGCTTTGTCGTAA
- a CDS encoding peptidase domain-containing ABC transporter encodes MVDTHPSALTPVQRLFRLLGAERRDITYLYVYAALTGLISLSLPLGVQSVIGFVSSGDVSTSLVVLIAFIVVGTLLVGALQVMQVYLVEFIQQRLFARVSFDFAVRLPRVRTESLNGEYLPELMNRLLDTPTLQKGLSTLLIEFSAAAVQLLFGLLLLSFYHPIFIAFGLLLVALLALMIRFTGPKGLSTSLTESKYKYRVVAWLEDVARTVHTFRHPPRQQLALDRTDSLVEGYLAARKSHFSVLLTQYWGFVAFKTLITAALLIIGCWLLISRQINIGQFVASEIVIILTISAIEKVLLKLDVVYDALTSLDKIGHVLDLPMIAGHVGAALPLPATWQGLRVEVRHLTYHYPGSTRQTVQDLSLELAPGEHVGLAGFDGSGKTTLLRILAGLLEGYMGVVAYDALAMQDISPADLGQHVGDNISHQNLFEGTLLENLTLSQAGIQPDDVAWALELVGLRDDIYARPLGLNTPLGIGSPLADSTRQKLLLARALVRRPRLLLLDNFLPGVEPAERLRILQRVLAPEHNWTVLLASNDARVLALCPRLALLRDGRLLADGSYTDLSRRPEVQELLA; translated from the coding sequence ATGGTCGATACCCATCCTTCTGCTCTCACGCCAGTACAGCGTCTTTTCCGCTTACTCGGAGCCGAGCGGCGCGACATTACCTATTTATATGTGTATGCGGCTCTCACCGGGCTGATCAGTTTGTCGTTGCCGCTGGGTGTGCAGTCGGTTATTGGGTTTGTGAGCAGCGGCGACGTTAGCACTTCCTTGGTAGTACTCATTGCGTTTATTGTGGTGGGCACGCTGCTGGTTGGGGCCCTTCAGGTGATGCAAGTGTATTTGGTGGAATTCATTCAGCAGCGCCTATTTGCCCGCGTCAGCTTTGACTTTGCGGTGCGCTTGCCACGGGTGCGCACCGAGTCGTTGAACGGCGAGTACCTGCCGGAACTAATGAACCGCTTGCTCGACACGCCGACTTTACAAAAAGGCCTTTCCACGCTGCTGATCGAGTTTTCGGCGGCGGCAGTACAGTTGTTGTTCGGGTTGCTGCTGCTTTCGTTCTACCATCCCATCTTCATAGCGTTCGGCTTGCTGCTGGTGGCCTTACTGGCCCTCATGATCCGCTTTACGGGTCCCAAAGGCCTGAGCACCAGCCTTACCGAGTCGAAGTACAAATATCGGGTGGTGGCTTGGCTCGAAGATGTAGCTCGCACTGTGCACACCTTCCGGCACCCACCGCGCCAGCAGTTGGCCCTCGACCGTACCGACAGCTTGGTGGAAGGGTATTTGGCCGCCCGCAAAAGTCATTTCAGTGTGCTGCTAACGCAGTATTGGGGGTTTGTAGCCTTCAAAACGCTTATTACGGCAGCGTTGCTCATTATCGGCTGCTGGCTACTGATTAGTCGCCAAATCAATATCGGGCAATTTGTGGCCTCCGAAATCGTCATCATTCTCACTATTTCGGCCATCGAAAAAGTACTGCTGAAGCTTGATGTAGTGTATGACGCGCTGACCTCGCTCGACAAAATCGGGCACGTGCTCGACCTGCCGATGATAGCTGGCCACGTGGGGGCGGCCCTGCCATTGCCCGCCACGTGGCAGGGCTTGCGCGTGGAAGTGCGCCATCTAACCTACCACTATCCTGGTAGCACCCGGCAGACGGTGCAGGACTTGTCGTTGGAACTGGCGCCGGGCGAGCATGTGGGCTTAGCTGGCTTCGATGGCTCCGGCAAAACCACCTTGTTGCGTATTCTGGCGGGTTTGTTGGAAGGCTACATGGGCGTGGTAGCGTATGATGCCTTGGCCATGCAAGACATTTCGCCGGCCGACCTCGGGCAGCACGTCGGCGATAATATCTCCCACCAGAACTTGTTTGAGGGTACGCTGCTCGAAAACCTTACCCTCAGCCAAGCCGGCATCCAGCCCGATGATGTGGCCTGGGCGCTGGAGCTAGTGGGCTTGCGCGACGATATTTACGCCCGCCCGTTGGGTTTGAATACGCCCCTGGGCATTGGTTCGCCCCTAGCCGACAGCACCCGCCAGAAACTGCTACTGGCCCGGGCGTTGGTGCGCCGCCCCCGCCTGTTGTTGCTCGACAACTTCCTGCCCGGCGTAGAGCCGGCCGAGCGCCTGCGCATTCTGCAACGAGTGCTGGCGCCCGAGCATAACTGGACCGTGCTGTTGGCTTCCAACGATGCGCGTGTACTGGCCCTGTGTCCTCGCTTAGCCTTACTCCGCGACGGTCGTCTGCTCGCCGACGGCTCCTACACCGACTTGAGCCGCCGCCCCGAAGTGCAAGAACTACTTGCTTGA